In Zalophus californianus isolate mZalCal1 chromosome 16, mZalCal1.pri.v2, whole genome shotgun sequence, the sequence TGTAGCGGGTTCCCGGGGGAGGCGTGGGACTGTCCACACACTCTCATACCAAGGAGAATGAGGAAATTTCTAAGACCTAGCAAATGATGCATTAAGGAATATTGTCGTCatttggggagggggcgggcctTCCTGAGCAAGATGTGCAATCCAGAGGCCATCAGGGGAAAATCACCAGGCTGGACAGCATCGGATCAGACCCCACAAACAAAGGGGAAGGGCAGGTGACGAATGGCGCTTGTCGCATCTGTCATGAAGGGTCAATACCCACGATACCTACAAAGCTCATAGAAATCAAGATAAGACAAACAGCCAACAGCAAAGTAGGCATAGGCAGTGGGCAGCTGAGCCCCAGAGAGAGGGGCTGAGGTGAGGAGGTGGGGGACACAGACGGTGCGCGGCGCAGGGCTGGACGGGCAGTCTGGCCATGCAGGGGGCGGGCCCGGGTGGGGACGGGcagatgggagagagggaagcaggagacCCGGAGGAGGGCAGCGTGTGGGTGGAGCTGGCCAGATGGGTGGTCAGGGTGGGGCCAGGGAAAGATGACCAGGCTGGGTTCTCAGGCCTTGGGCAgctggggggatggaggggccGCGTGCGCATCACAGGGGGAAGACCGTTGGCAGCTAGAACGGCCTCACCCTTCCCGGCTCAGCTGGGCTTCGCTCTTTGATGTgtctgtgggggcagggggcgcaGAGCCCACCGGCTGCCCTGCCCACTCCTCATGCACACGGGGCCCCCCGTGCTGCCAGGGTCAGTCCGGCCGCCCTGcctggggtcagggtggggggaCATGCGGCTCCCGAGGTGGGGCCAGAGCCCAGAGAGGAGGTCTTGCCCTtggggggaggcagtggggacaCCGAGGGATCTGTCTGGGCCACGCCTGCAGCTGTCCACCTGTGGAAATCCCGGCCAGATCCGCCAAGGCCGGGGGTCAGTCCCTGCCAGGCCGCGGGGGCTGGGCAGCGGCGTGGGGACCGAGGGTGAGCCCCGCATTGTCTGCCCGTCCACAGCACTTCTGGCTGTTGGTCCTGTCCCGGGGCCTGGTGGGCATCGGAGAGGCCAGCTACTCCACCATCGCGCCCACCATCATAGGCGACCTCTTCACCAAGAACACGCGCACGCTCATGCTCTCGGTCTTCTACTTCGCTATCCCGCTGGGCAGGTGAGGCTCCCCGCCGGCTCCCCGTGCAAGTCCCACCACCGCCTCTCCCTGAGGTTGGCGCTCTGTGGCCCAAACGCGCGGTGGCCAGCCTTGGAGCAACACCCGcaggggggtggcggggggtggcCTTCCTCCCACCCTGGTGAGCATCACCTGCGCGCGGCCTGACTCCCTGCGCCGTGTCCTCGGCAGTGGCCTGGGCTACATCACGGGCTCCAGCGTCAAGCAGGCGGCCGGAGACTGGCACTGGGCCCTGCGGGTAAGGACACCCCCGACCAGCCCTCGCCCAGGGTCCCCCAGAGACTCGGACAGAGCCTCAGCCTCCAGGCCTCCACCTCGGGGGCCTGGGCCCCCCAAGATCAGTGTACcaggggcactggggagccagACCCGGTCGTCCTGCAGCCTCAGGGGCCCGGTCAGACAGGACGAGGGACGCCCTTCCACTGTCAGGACATTCCAGGTCTGCGATGGTGCGTCCTGCTCCAGCCGGTGCTCGGGGGAGGCCGAGATGTGGCCTCTGCGTGGGGGCCCCCGGGGTCTGGAGCCCCTTCCTGTCCTGAGGGAGGGTTCAGGCGAGTCTGCCAAGGCCCCAGGACAGTGCAATCAGAGGAAACAGAGATCCCCAGGCTCGCGGAGGAGCGGAAGCTTAAGACAAAGTGTTTTTTCCTCaaaagcaggaaggaagcagCCTCCGTGGAATTTCTTgatggggcacagggagaggaacTCCCCCGCCCATGGGCTCGCAGGCCTCTTGGGGGTGGGGACGGGCCTCCCTGCTCtccagtgggggttgggggggctggtgtctctgaggctctgttcccGACCTTGGGCTGCACTCAGGGGAGACCACCTGGGCCCCTCCCAAGCCACGGCCTACCTGCTCATCAGCGGGAAGCTTCGTGCCCGCCAGGACTGCCCCAGGCCCCATCCTCATCGTGGTTCCAGAGTCGGTCCCTCTGTGCGTCCTTCGTCTTtctgtccccctcctcccacaccctTCAGCCCCCTCCCATCCCGCCCCCTGCTCTGGACGGCCCGGCGGGAGCTCCTGGCGGCTCAGCGCCGACGGGGCCTGGGGTCCCACCGTGTGCCCCTGCCCCACCAGGTGTCCCCCATCGCGGGCATGATCACAGGCACGCTCATCCTCATTCTGGTTCCTGCCACCAAGAGGGGCCACGCCGACCAGCTCGGGGGACAGCTCAAGGTGCACACGTCGTGGCTCCGCGACATGAAGGCCCTGATCCGCAAGTGAGCGCTGCCGGGAAGGGTCTGGCGGGAACGGGGCCGGGGGAGGCGGGCGGACCCTCCCTGCGGGGCAGCCCTGGTGCCCGCAGCCCTGGGTGCTGGCAGTGGCCCTTGGGCCTCCGGTGGGTACTAACTCTTGCAGCCTGAGCccgaggggcagggaagggcggCCTCGGGGACCCCGCTCAGTGTCGCTGCCCTGGCCTCTCCTCAGCCGCAGCTACGTCTTCTCCTCCCTGGCCACGTCGGCCGTGTCCTTCGCCACAGGGGCCCTGGGCATGTGGATCCCGTTGTACTTGCACCGCGCTCAGGTTGTGCAGAAGACAGCAGAGATGTGCAGCAACCCGCCGTGTGGGGCCAAGGACAGGTGGGGCCgggctgggggccggggtggCCAGGGGTGCTGTGCAGGAGCGCCGGCCCCTCCGCCCAGCCTGGCCCCGCACCGAGCCGTGCCCCACTGCCCTCTGTCCCCACAGCCTCATCTTCGGGGCCATCACCTGCTTTACCGGCTTTCTGGGTGTGGCCACGGGGGCAGGAGCCACGCGCTGGTGCCGCCTACGGACCCAGCGGGCCGACCCGCTGGTGTGTGCTGTGGGCATGCTGGGCTCTGCCATCTTCATCTGCCTCATTTTCGTGGCTGCCAAGAGTAGCATCGTGGGGGCCTATGTGAGTGCGGTGGAGGGTGCACGGGTGGGGGCTCGGCCTCTGGCAGAGGACGTGCAGTCTGGCTCGCAGGGCCCCTCGCCATGGGAGGCACCTGCCTGCCCGTTCCCGCTCTGTCCAGGGCCTGTCCAGGGCCCTGGGTGTCCTTCCGGGCCGCCGGCATGCCTTGAAGTCCCCCTGTATCCTACAAATTCCTGTGAGCCTGCGCGCTCGGCGCTGCAGACcccggggaggggtgggaggcttGTGTGGGGGGGTGCTCCCTGCCAACAGCCAGGTGGAGGGCTGCAATGGCTGTTCTGGTCTCTCCTGGACAGATCTGCATCTTTGTTGGGGAGACACTGCTCTTTTCTAACTGGGCCATCACCGCGGACATCCTCATGGTGAGGCGGCCAACCCAGGCTTCTGGACTCCTGGGGCAGCCTTGGAGGGGGTGGTGAAGGGGCGGGAGGCTGGCAGGGCCCGTGGGGGGTGGACAGCAGGCCGGGCAAGCTGGGGAGGCGGGCCTGGAGGCAGAACCCTGGGCAAGCAGAGGGACGGGGATGggactgggtggggagggggctgtctgCAGGCTCTGTGTGGCCAAGAGGCTGGCAGTGCCAGGCTGGCCTGAGGGGGTGCTGCCGGCTAGCTCCTCCCCTGGGTCTGAGCTCCCTGAGCCCTGCCTTCCCAGCCCAGCCCGGGTCCCAGGCGTGCCTGCCCAAGCGCCCGCGGCTGGGCCGGGCGGACAGAGGCCGTGTTCACGGGGCCAACAATGGGTGCCTGACCAGCCAGCCAGGGACAAAGGGCTGTCTGAGCTGTGGCAGGGGCTGTGTCCCTGGGAGGAACCGGGAGGGGGTGTGGCCCGGACAACTCGCAGCACGCAGTCTGAGGGGCGAGGTGCCTGTAGCTCCTGTTCTGAGGGGCCCCCCCGGTCAGGGCCAGGAGGGGATGGGAGAAGGGAGCGTGGGGCCTGCGGTGGGGTGTCTGGGAGCCACTAGGCGGGCCTCCCCGGCAGGGCGGCAGCGGGGGGAGTGTCCCTTGGGGTTTGGGGCCACATATGGGGCAGCCCAGGAGATCAGAGTCGGCCTGGTGCTGGGGGTCCTGCCGGctctcctcttccaggaagcctgccctgcTTCACCTGAGCTCCCCTGCACGTCTGCTTCACTGGGGGCCAGGCTTCTGTCcgtgggtggaggtggggggtctGACTCAGCCGCACGGGGAGCCAGGCCGGTGGTGGGGGCCGAGAGTGAAGGAGGAAGTTAGTCTGTGGCGCCGGCGGGACCCCCATGCCTGCCTCTGGGGTCCCAGGGAAATCATGTCCCATTTTATTAAGTGTCACAGCCACATGACTAATCACTGCTGGAAATGGGCCACGCAGTCCCATCGGACCAGCcgcccttccccccagccctggAATGAGGGGCCCCGTGGGCCGGCCACCCACCCCGCTGCTCCGAGGCCTCGGAGGGCCTGCCTGGCCTGGGAGGCTCCCGGCTCGGGGGGCTGGGGGCACCCGGGGGTCGGAGCGGAGGCCGTCCGGGCGGGCCAGCCTGGGCCTTGCCGCGTCCTTGTGGAGGGGGACCGGCGTGGTCTTCAGGTCTTGTGGGTTCTGGTGCTAGCGCTGCCGCAGCCATCTGTGTGCCGGGCCCCAGTTTCCTGCCACCCCTGCCACAAGCCCAGGGCAGAACCTCAAGCAGCCAGGGTGGGGAGGCCCGGGGGAGTCCGGGGTGCGGGACCCTAGGAGTGTGGTGAGCCCAGAGATGAGGCCGGTGGCGGTgccctctgacctctgacctgCTGCCTCTCGCACAGTACGTAGTGATCCCCACGAGACGAGCCACGGCCGTCGCCCTGCAGAGCTTCACCTCCCACCTGCTGGGGGACGCCGGGAGCCCCTACCTCATCGGCTTTGTGAGTACAGGTGCGGCCAGGTGGGAGCGGCTTCGGGAGGCGCCCCCTGACACGCTCCCACCCCCACAGATCTCGGACCTGATCCGCCAGAGCACCAAGGACTCCCCGCTTTGGGAGTTCCTGAGCCTGGGCTACGCGCTCATGCTCTGCCCCTTCGTGGTGGTCCTGGGCGGCATGTTCTTCCTGGCCACGGCCCTCTTCTTCCTCGGCGACCGCGCCAAGGCTGAGCAGCAGTGAGTGGGCCGGGGCGGGCCTGCTGGCGGGGTTGGACACCTGGTGGTGGGGGGCACGCGGGGTCCCCCGGCGTGCAGACGcgctggtgggggatgggcttcCAGAGCGGGAGCTGCGCGGTGCCCGGCATCCTCCTCCggttttctgacttctttctcctctcctcttcgctcctgtctctcctctccccacccctgggctctcccaccttcccctggGGCTGACGAGGTCCCTGCCCGGCACGTCCGGCCAGCCGGCCCCCGAGATGCGATGTGCCAGAGCAGTGCCCGGGCCCGGCCGCCGCTGATCCGCCACCTTGACCCCCGCCCGTCTCTCCCCCAGGGTGAACCAGCTGGTGATGCCGCCCGCATCCATCAAAGTCTGAGGCCGTGAGTGCAGGCGGGCGGGCGCAGCGGCTCCTGGCAGGAGGGGCGGGGTCAGGGCTGCACCTTGGGGGGGTCCTGGGGAATGTTCTGGAAGCAGGAGCAGCTTCTGGGGCACCTCCTACCAAACCTAGGCTTGGCCCTCTTCCTCCTGAAGTGGCCTGCGCTGGCTTGCTGGGTCATGGGGGCGGGCAggctcccccttccttcctcagaagggctgggggcagggggcagggctgggccctACCCCATCTGGGACACTGTCCTCCCGAGCCCTCCAAGAAGCCCGCCAGGCCCCGAAGCTGACCTT encodes:
- the SPNS2 gene encoding protein spinster homolog 2 produces the protein MMCLECASAAAGGAEEEEADAERRRRRRGAQRGAGGGGCCGARGVGAAGVAAADDEVQTLSGSVRRAPSGPPGAPGTPSCAAAAKGPGAQQPKPASLGRGRGAAAAILSLGNVLNYLDRYTVAGVLLDIQQHFGVKDRGAGLLQSVFICSFMVAAPIFGYLGDRFNRKVILSCGIFFWSAVTFSSSFIPQQHFWLLVLSRGLVGIGEASYSTIAPTIIGDLFTKNTRTLMLSVFYFAIPLGSGLGYITGSSVKQAAGDWHWALRVSPIAGMITGTLILILVPATKRGHADQLGGQLKVHTSWLRDMKALIRNRSYVFSSLATSAVSFATGALGMWIPLYLHRAQVVQKTAEMCSNPPCGAKDSLIFGAITCFTGFLGVATGAGATRWCRLRTQRADPLVCAVGMLGSAIFICLIFVAAKSSIVGAYICIFVGETLLFSNWAITADILMYVVIPTRRATAVALQSFTSHLLGDAGSPYLIGFISDLIRQSTKDSPLWEFLSLGYALMLCPFVVVLGGMFFLATALFFLGDRAKAEQQVNQLVMPPASIKV